The following are from one region of the Nicotiana tabacum cultivar K326 chromosome 3, ASM71507v2, whole genome shotgun sequence genome:
- the LOC107767505 gene encoding peroxisomal membrane protein 13-like (The RefSeq protein has 3 substitutions, 3 non-frameshifting indels compared to this genomic sequence) has translation MDNGPPQPSGNSPPPKPWERAGSSSGPTPFKPPSSGNTSDVVEASGTARPGEIVSTANRNTTVNNSTLARPVPPRPWEQQQTYGSGGYNTGMNYNSGYGTGMYGSSYGGGYGSTYGSGLYGNSMYRGGYGGLAGGGMYGGGGMYNSGFGGSMGGYGMGMGMGGMGGMGGMGGFGDQDPNNPFGAPSSPPGFWVSFMHVMQGVVTFFGRVAMLIDQNTQAFHMSMSAMLQLFDRSGMLYGELARFVLRLLGVKTKPNKVHPPGPGALPGPHHPHGNQNFIEGPKAAPSAGWDNVWGDNAQ, from the exons ATGGATAACGGACCGCCTCAGCCGTCAG GTAATAGCCCACCTCCGAAACCTTGGGAACGAGCTGGGTCCTCTTCGGGCCCTACACCTTTTAAGCCCCCCTCTTCTGGTAACACGAGTGACGTAGTAGAGGCATCCGGAACAGCCAGGCCTGGTGAGATTGTTTCAACTGCTAATAGGAATACAGCTGTTAATAATAGCACACTTGCAAGGCCTGTGCCTCCTCGACCTTGGGAGCAACAGCAAACTTACGGTAGCGGAG GTTATAATACAGGGATGAATTATAATTCTGGATATGGAACTGGAATGTATGGTTCTTCTTATGGTGGTGGCTATGGAAGCACATATGGAAGTGGTTTGTATGGAAACAGTATGTATAGAGGAGGTTATGGTGGACTTGCAGGTGGTGGCATGTACGGTGGTGGAATGTATAATAGTGGGTTTGGTGGCTCAATGGGGGGTTATGGCATGGGCATGGGCGGCATGGGTGGCATGGGTGGCATGGGCATGGGCGGCTTTGGGGACCAAGATCCAAATAATCCCTATGGTGCTCCATCTTCTCCACCAGGCTTCTGGGTTTCCTTCATGCACGTG ATGCAAGGTGTTGTAACTTTCTTTGGCCGCGTCGCAATGTTGATAGACCAGAATACCCAGGCATTTCACATGTTCATGTCAGCAATGCTTCAG CTGTTTGATCGCTCAGGAATGTTATATGGAGAGTTGGCCAGATTTGTGCTGAGATTGCTTGGTGTTAAAACAAAGCCTAACAAAGTTCATCCCCCGGGCCCTGGTGCGCTTCCTGGTCCGCACCATCCTCATGGCAATCAGAACTTTATCGAGGGGCCTAAGGCTGCTCCAAGTGCTGGCTGGGACAATGTGTGGGGGGATAATGCACAATGA
- the LOC142179389 gene encoding large ribosomal subunit protein uL18-like gives MAFIKVQKTRAYFKRFQVKFKRRREGKTDYRARNRLINQDKNKYNTPKYRFVVRFTNKDIIAQIVSASIAGDMILASAYARELPRYGLKVGLTNYAAAYCTGLLLARRVLKKLEMDEEYEGNLDVNGEDYSVEPAEGRRPFRALLDVGLIRTTTGNRVFGALKGALDGGIDIPHSEKRFAGFGKDSKQLDADVHRKYIYGGHVSAYMKTLMEDEPEKYQSHFNEYIKTGLEADDLEEMYKKVHAAIRADPSSKKFDKQPPKQHKRYNLKKLTYDERKARLIERLNALNAAAGNDDDEEDDD, from the exons ATG GCCTTCATCAAAGTCCAGAAGACGAGGGCTTACTTTAAGCGTTTCCAGGTTAAATTCAAGAGAAGGAGAG AGGGAAAAACTGACTATAGAGCCAGGAATCGGCTGATCAATCAGGACAAAAATAAGTACAACACACCAAAATACCGTTTTGTTGTCCGATTT ACTAACAAGGACATAATCGCACAAATTGTGTCTGCTAGCATTGCTGGTGACATGATTCTTGCCTCTGCCTATGCTCGTGAGTTGCCTCGCTATGGACTTAAAGTCGGTCTGACAAATTATGCTGCTG CATACTGTACTGGACTTCTCTTGGCAAGACGAGTGCTCAAAAAGCTTGAAATGGACGAAGAGTATGAAGGAAACCTGGAT GTCAATGGGGAGGATTACTCTGTTGAACCTGCTGAAGGCAGGAGGCCTTTCCGTGCTCTCCTGGATGTTGGTCTTATAAGAACTACTACAGGAAATCGTGTTTTTGGTGCTCTCAAG GGTGCATTGGATGGTGGGATTGATATCCCTCATAGCGAGAAGAGGTTTGCTGGATTCGGCAAGGATTCCAAGCAACTTGATGCAGATGTTCACCGCAAGTATATCTACGGTGGCCATGTTTCTGCATATATGAAA ACATTGATGGAAGATGAACCTGAGAAATATCAGTCACACTTTAATGAGTACATCAAGACGGGTCTTGAGGCAGACGATCTCGAGGAGATGTACAAGAAGGTTCATGCTGCCATACGTGCAGATCCAAGCTCAAAGAAGTTCGACAAGCAACCTCCTAAGCAACACAAGAG GTACAACCTTAAGAAGCTAACGTACGATGAGAGGAAAGCTAGGTTGATCGAAAGACTCAATGCTTTGAATGCTGCTGCTGgaaatgatgatgatgaggaagacGATGATTAG
- the LOC107767505 gene encoding peroxisomal membrane protein 13-like isoform X1, whose protein sequence is MDNGPPQPSAGNSPPPKPWERAGSSSGPTPFKPPSSGNTSDVVEASGTARPGEIVSTANRNTAVNNSTLARPVPPRPWEQQQTYGSGGYNTGMNYNSGYGTGMYGSSYGGGYGSTYGSGLYGNSMYRGGYGGLAGGGMYGGGMYNSGFGGSMGGYGMGMGGMGGMGGMGMGGFGDQDPNNPYGAPSSPPGFWVSFMHVMQGVVTFFGRVAMLIDQNTQAFHMFMSAMLQLFDRSGMLYGELARFVLRLLGVKTKPNKVHPPGPGALPGPHHPHGNQNFIEGPKAAPSAGWDNVWGDNAQ, encoded by the exons ATGGATAACGGACCGCCTCAGCCGTCAG CAGGTAATAGCCCACCTCCGAAACCTTGGGAACGAGCTGGGTCCTCTTCGGGCCCTACACCTTTTAAGCCCCCCTCTTCTGGTAACACGAGTGACGTAGTAGAGGCATCCGGAACAGCCAGGCCTGGTGAGATTGTTTCAACTGCTAATAGGAATACAGCTGTTAATAATAGCACACTTGCAAGGCCTGTGCCTCCTCGACCTTGGGAGCAACAGCAAACTTACGGTAGCGGAG GTTATAATACAGGGATGAATTATAATTCTGGATATGGAACTGGAATGTATGGTTCTTCTTATGGTGGTGGCTATGGAAGCACATATGGAAGTGGTTTGTATGGAAACAGTATGTATAGAGGAGGTTATGGTGGACTTGCAGGTGGTGGCATGTACGGTGGTGGAATGTATAATAGTGGGTTTGGTGGCTCAATGGGGGGTTATGGCATGGGCATGGGCGGCATGGGTGGCATGGGTGGCATGGGCATGGGCGGCTTTGGGGACCAAGATCCAAATAATCCCTATGGTGCTCCATCTTCTCCACCAGGCTTCTGGGTTTCCTTCATGCACGTG ATGCAAGGTGTTGTAACTTTCTTTGGCCGCGTCGCAATGTTGATAGACCAGAATACCCAGGCATTTCACATGTTCATGTCAGCAATGCTTCAG CTGTTTGATCGCTCAGGAATGTTATATGGAGAGTTGGCCAGATTTGTGCTGAGATTGCTTGGTGTTAAAACAAAGCCTAACAAAGTTCATCCCCCGGGCCCTGGTGCGCTTCCTGGTCCGCACCATCCTCATGGCAATCAGAACTTTATCGAGGGGCCTAAGGCTGCTCCAAGTGCTGGCTGGGACAATGTGTGGGGGGATAATGCACAATGA
- the LOC107811863 gene encoding F-box/LRR-repeat protein 12 — MDIPSDDFSSSIMQLPDDCFLSIFQHLDCGRDRESFGLTCRRWLQIQNLNRRSLQFQCSFTMLNISSLSQNNSQISIFQLSRLLNRFQQLESLSLSGCTELPDSGLALLPRHGSKLQSLHLDCCFRITDNGLSFVASGCSSLVILSLYRCNVTDYGLEALFNSCVALEDLNLSYCPRISDYGIRTISQNCRHLRAVRISYCRKLTGAGFQGCSQTLTYLEADSCRLEPNGIRSILSGGGLEYLSVCNLTWCIRVDGLVAVSVGFAAKLRVLNFRFSRTIGDNCIMAIAKGCPLLQEWNLALCHGVMIGGWESIASHCHNLKTLHVNRCRNLCDRGLQALRTGCKCLSILYITRCYQISAVALEIFKLARGNVEVKEEEIMCICPRGAFRF, encoded by the coding sequence ATGGATATTCCATCAGATGACTTCTCTTCGTCCATCATGCAGCTTCCAGACGATTGTTTTCTCTCTATTTTTCAACACCTTGACTGCGGACGTGACCGTGAGTCATTTGGCTTAACATGTCGTCGTTGGCTTCAAATTCAAAATCTAAATAGAAGATCTTTACAGTTCCAATGCTCTTTTACTATGCTTAATATTTCCTCATTATCTCAAAATAACTCCCAAATCAGTATATTCCAGTTATCTAGGCTTCTGAACCGTTTCCAGCAGCTAGAATCATTGTCCCTGTCCGGATGCACCGAGCTTCCAGATTCGGGTTTGGCTTTGTTGCCACGTCATGGCTCGAAATTGCAAAGTCTTCATCTTGACTGTTGTTTTAGGATAACTGATAATGGTCTTTCCTTCGTGGCATCTGGCTGTTCTTCGTTGGTAATACTAAGTCTTTACCGGTGTAATGTTACAGATTACGGGTTAGAGGCCTTATTTAATTCTTGCGTAGCTTTAGAAGATCTGAATTTGTCATATTGCCCTCGAATCTCTGATTATGGCATAAGAACTATTTCACAAAACTGCCGTCATCTTAGAGCTGTCAGGATATCCTATTGTAGAAAGCTAACCGGTGCTGGCTTTCAAGGATGTTCTCAGACACTGACTTATTTGGAAGCCGATTCATGTAGGCTCGAGCCTAATGGAATACGGAGTATCCTAAGTGGAGGTGGACTTGAATATTTGAGTGTGTGTAACTTGACCTGGTGTATTCGTGTCGATGGTTTAGTAGCTGTTAGTGTCGGATTTGCTGCCAAGTTGAGAGTGTTAAATTTCCGGTTCAGCAGAACGATTGGCGATAATTGTATCATGGCAATAGCAAAGGGTTGTCCATTGCTTCAGGAATGGAACTTAGCATTATGTCATGGGGTCATGATAGGAGGGTGGGAATCTATTGCATCACATTGTCATAACTTGAAGACGCTACACGTTAATCGGTGTAGAAATCTCTGTGACCGCGGATTGCAAGCGTTGAGAACCGGCTGCAAATGTCTCTCCATCCTTTACATTACCAGATGTTATCAGATCAGTGCTGTAGCATTGGAGATTTTTAAACTTGCCAGAGGAAATGTAGAGgtcaaagaagaagaaataatgtGTATCTGCCCTCGAGGAGCCTTTCGGTTTTAA
- the LOC107765429 gene encoding mediator of RNA polymerase II transcription subunit 19a-like, whose protein sequence is MDPDSKTFGRGPRELTGAVDLITHFKLLAHHEFFCKKPLSLSISDTHYLHNVVGDTEIRKGEGMQLDQLIQDTSSSKESNSRIQSFDLDVLREAFQLRETAPIDLPPSEKGIPTVAGKSKSELKDKEKKHKKHKDKDKEKDKEHKKHKHRHKDRSKDKDKEKKKDKTGHHDSGADHSKKHHEKKRKHDGEEDVNNVHKHKRNKHKSSKIDEIGAIRVAG, encoded by the exons ATGGATCCAGACAGCAAGACGTTTGGAAGAG GGCCAAGAGAACTTACAGGTGCTGTGGATCTTATCACTCACTTCAAGTTGTTGGCTCATCACGAGTTCTTCTGCAAGAAGCCTCTTTCATTGTCAATTTCAGATACACATTATCTTCACAATGTGGTGGGAGACACAGAAATTAGGAAAGGGGAAGGAATGCAGTTGGATCAGCTTATACAGGATACTTCGTCTTCAAAAGAGTCAAATTCACGCATCCAATCATTCGACTTAGATGTTCTTAGAGAAGCTTTTCAACTACGTGAAACAGCTCCAATTGATCTGCCTCCT TCTGAGAAAGGAATTCCCACTGTAGCTGGAAAGTCTAAAAGTGAGTTGAAAGACAAGGAGAAGAAGCATAAAAAGCACAAGGATAAAGACAAGGAGAAGGACAAAGAGCATAAGAAGCACAAACACCGTCATAAAGATCGAAGTAAAGACAAggataaagagaaaaagaaagataaaactGGGCATCATGATTCTGGTGCTGACCATTCAAAGAAACATCACGAAAAG AAAAGGAAGCATGACGGTGAGGAGGATGTTAATAATGTTCACAAACACAAGAGAAACAAG CACAAGAGCTCAAAGATTGATGAAATTGGTGCTATAAGGGTTGCAGGCTGA